From the Primulina tabacum isolate GXHZ01 chromosome 3, ASM2559414v2, whole genome shotgun sequence genome, one window contains:
- the LOC142538717 gene encoding uncharacterized protein LOC142538717 yields the protein MAPYEALFWRMCRSPIHWDEVNERREFVPDLIMQTVELVVKIRDRMKAAQSRQKSYADTRRKEIEFVVGGNVFVKVAPMIGVMRFGKKGKLSPKFIEPLEILERFGTLAYRVTLSPMMAGVHNVLHISMLQKYMSNPSHALNYEPLQLILNMSYEGRPMQILDRQERKLQNKVIHMIKVMWLNHLEEEATWKLRPT from the coding sequence ATGGCTCCTTATGAGGCACTTTTTTGGAGGATGTGTAGATCACCGatacattgggatgaggttAATGAAAGAAGAGAATTTGTTCCGGACTTGATCATGCAGACAGtagagctagtagtcaaaatccgagataggatgaaggcTGCTCAAAGTCGCCAGAAAAGCTACGCTGATACGCGACGAAAGGAGATTGAGTTTGTAGTGGGTGGAAACGTATTCGTGAAGGTCGCACCTATGAtcggtgttatgagatttggcaagaagggcaaacTCAGTCCGAAGTTCATAGAACCTTTAGAGATTTTAGAGAGGTTTGGAACATTAGCTTATAGAGTGACGTTGTCACCAATGATGGCTGGAGTGCATAATGTATTACATATCTCGATGTTgcagaagtacatgtcgaatccttcacatgCGCTGAATTATGAACCTCTGCAGTTGATTTTAAATATGTCATACGAGGGAAGACCTATGCAGATTCTGGATCGGCAAGAAAGAAAGCTTCAGAATAAGGTCATTCATATGATCAAAGTTATGTGGCTAAATCATttggaggaggaagctacttggaaaCTGAGACCTACATGA